A single genomic interval of Stenotrophomonas sp. ZAC14D1_NAIMI4_1 harbors:
- a CDS encoding gliding motility protein: MPAPGDIHVVHNERLQAFVAYQLTHQDQRDGSLAVLTLDWTGTILPDPATIAGMQPARFNYLQQDNALHHRWVGKRPPRDFLHVGWRAPLIEAAPKIYGSWPDGAEVAHQRRWDALDAAAVEAFKHATAAQEDRSVLLERGEHPIRRCATCLDAAAMNLAPSLALFDALPLLTQLDISKPVPGLLPWLRTRPLIHSLDICHLQDTTLDLRGTGLIQASIDASGLRHLHLNDGLSRLTLHGTLEPDLLITAEDDGRWLTLISTDATLAWAGLPSLGELQLRDVRELDGGRIAERFPQLRALHVTGAPAVLHGLQRLGELQQLHTLSASDVFPPEDAVFPAPGCWPRLCRLWLGSVPAALGAAIRKAYKREVASGLDLAVTQLRTPDWLAANLDNPFRDWDGSAQVSSAQAKAAATLYRKACSEALKLASAGGDAAAVTEALARVGRTYTEGFNALDRRSGFIETEEREQIYTAWLGIVDAVEARSGMALDREVLRAAMNEARTF, from the coding sequence ATGCCCGCCCCAGGTGATATTCACGTCGTCCACAACGAACGCCTGCAGGCGTTCGTCGCCTACCAGCTGACGCACCAGGATCAGCGCGACGGCAGCCTCGCCGTGCTCACCCTGGACTGGACCGGCACCATCTTGCCCGACCCGGCAACCATCGCCGGGATGCAGCCGGCGCGCTTCAACTACCTCCAGCAGGACAATGCCCTGCACCACCGCTGGGTGGGAAAACGACCGCCGCGCGATTTCCTGCACGTGGGCTGGCGCGCGCCGCTGATCGAGGCCGCGCCGAAGATATACGGGAGCTGGCCCGACGGAGCGGAAGTTGCACACCAACGCCGCTGGGATGCATTGGATGCAGCTGCCGTAGAGGCCTTCAAGCACGCCACCGCAGCACAGGAAGATCGAAGCGTGCTGCTGGAACGCGGCGAACACCCGATTCGCCGCTGCGCCACCTGCCTGGATGCCGCAGCCATGAACCTGGCCCCTTCGCTGGCACTGTTTGATGCCCTGCCCCTGCTCACCCAGCTGGATATCAGCAAACCGGTGCCCGGACTGTTGCCGTGGCTGCGCACGCGACCGCTGATCCACTCACTGGACATCTGCCACCTTCAGGACACCACTCTGGACCTGCGCGGCACCGGCCTGATCCAGGCCAGCATCGATGCCAGCGGCCTGCGCCACCTGCATCTCAACGACGGCCTGTCCCGCCTGACCCTGCACGGTACGCTCGAGCCCGACCTGCTCATCACCGCCGAGGATGACGGCCGCTGGCTGACGCTCATCAGTACCGATGCCACGCTGGCCTGGGCTGGACTGCCGTCACTGGGCGAGCTGCAGCTGCGCGACGTGCGCGAACTCGATGGCGGACGCATCGCCGAACGCTTCCCGCAGCTGCGTGCGCTGCATGTCACCGGCGCACCCGCCGTGCTGCACGGCCTGCAGCGGCTGGGTGAACTGCAGCAACTTCATACGCTCAGTGCCAGCGACGTGTTCCCGCCGGAGGATGCGGTGTTTCCTGCGCCCGGCTGCTGGCCGCGGCTGTGCCGGCTGTGGCTGGGCAGCGTGCCGGCTGCACTGGGCGCGGCGATCAGGAAGGCCTACAAGCGCGAGGTTGCCAGTGGCCTGGACCTCGCTGTCACCCAGCTGCGCACGCCGGATTGGCTGGCTGCCAACCTCGACAATCCGTTCCGTGATTGGGACGGCAGCGCGCAGGTCAGCAGCGCGCAGGCGAAGGCGGCGGCCACGCTGTACCGCAAGGCCTGCAGCGAGGCGCTGAAGCTCGCCTCGGCAGGCGGCGACGCAGCGGCAGTGACGGAGGCGCTGGCGCGGGTGGGACGCACCTACACCGAAGGCTTCAACGCGCTGGATCGTCGCAGCGGCTTCATCGAAACCGAGGAACGCGAGCAGATCTACACCGCGTGGCTGGGCATCGTCGATGCGGTGGAAGCACGCAGCGGAATGGCGCTCGACCGCGAGGTGCTGCGCGCGGCGATGAACGAGGCCAGGACGTTCTGA
- a CDS encoding dihydroorotase yields MSSTLITNARMVNEGRTFNGDLRIENGRIAQIGSGLAPRDGEQVVDAAGRWLLPGMIDDQVHFREPGLTHKGDIASESAAAVAGGLTSFMDMPNTNPPTLDSTILEAKYELARGRAWANYGFYHGASNDNLEAIRALDPKKAPGVKVFMGASTGNMLVDNPETLDAIFRECPTPIITHCEDTPMIDANLKAFQEKYGDALTPDMHPDIRSREACIKSTRLAMSLARKHGTRLHVLHISTADELALFEKGPLIRADGSRKQITAETCVHFLHFARPDYATKGNLIKCNPAIKEVSDREAITAALADDVLDVLATDHAPHTWEEKQKPYAQAPSGLPLVQYALVAALERVHEGKLTREQVVQKFAHAPAQLFDVEERGFLREGYFADLVLVEDVPFTVKREDVLSKCGWSPFEGTTFRSRVASTWVNGQLVWDGSKLVGEPAGQRMTYDR; encoded by the coding sequence ATGTCCTCCACCCTCATTACCAATGCCCGCATGGTCAACGAAGGCCGCACCTTCAACGGCGACCTGCGCATCGAGAACGGCCGCATCGCGCAGATCGGCAGTGGCCTGGCCCCGCGCGACGGCGAACAGGTGGTGGACGCAGCCGGGCGCTGGCTGCTGCCCGGCATGATCGATGACCAGGTGCACTTCCGCGAGCCGGGCCTGACCCACAAGGGCGACATCGCCAGCGAATCGGCAGCCGCCGTGGCCGGTGGCCTGACCAGCTTCATGGACATGCCCAACACCAACCCGCCGACCCTGGATTCGACCATCCTGGAAGCCAAGTACGAGCTGGCACGCGGCCGCGCCTGGGCCAACTACGGCTTCTACCACGGCGCCAGCAATGACAACCTGGAAGCGATCCGCGCGCTCGACCCGAAGAAGGCACCGGGCGTGAAGGTGTTCATGGGCGCCTCCACCGGCAACATGCTGGTGGACAACCCGGAAACGCTGGATGCGATCTTCCGCGAATGCCCCACGCCGATCATCACGCACTGCGAAGACACGCCGATGATCGATGCCAACCTCAAGGCCTTCCAGGAGAAGTACGGCGACGCGCTGACCCCGGACATGCACCCGGACATCCGTTCGCGCGAGGCCTGCATCAAGTCGACCCGCCTGGCGATGTCGCTGGCGCGCAAGCACGGCACCCGCCTGCACGTGCTGCACATCTCCACCGCCGACGAGCTGGCGCTGTTCGAGAAGGGCCCGCTGATCCGCGCTGACGGCAGCCGCAAGCAGATCACCGCTGAAACCTGCGTGCACTTCCTGCATTTCGCGCGCCCGGATTACGCGACCAAGGGCAACCTGATCAAGTGCAACCCGGCCATCAAGGAAGTGTCCGACCGCGAGGCAATCACCGCCGCGCTGGCCGATGACGTGCTGGACGTGCTGGCCACCGACCACGCCCCGCACACCTGGGAAGAGAAGCAGAAGCCCTATGCGCAGGCACCGTCGGGCCTGCCGCTGGTGCAGTACGCGCTGGTGGCCGCGCTGGAGCGCGTGCACGAAGGCAAGCTGACCCGCGAACAGGTGGTGCAGAAGTTCGCCCACGCCCCGGCGCAGCTGTTCGACGTGGAAGAACGCGGCTTCCTGCGCGAAGGCTACTTCGCCGACCTGGTGCTGGTGGAAGACGTGCCGTTCACCGTCAAGCGCGAGGACGTGCTGTCCAAGTGCGGCTGGTCGCCGTTCGAAGGCACCACCTTCCGTTCGCGCGTGGCCTCCACCTGGGTCAACGGCCAGCTGGTGTGGGACGGCAGCAAGCTGGTGGGCGAACCCGCCGGCCAGCGCATGACCTACGACCGCTGA
- a CDS encoding M23 family metallopeptidase produces MRSALMIGALLLAAPLLTAPQAQAQDGIGSLIDSRVVFPASASQGALVIGKVPAGSRVQYAGRQLRVSSYGSVVFGIGRDEKGPLQVQVQRPDGGSETATITVTARDWPTERVNGVPPKTVNPPPAIAERIKREQAQVTAARARDDDRTDFTQTFIWPVQGRISGRFGNARVYNGQPGAGHSGMDIAVPTGTPVKAPAAGVVTFAGPDLYLTGGTLLIDHGYGVSSNFLHLSRIDVKVGDRVTQGQVIAAVGATGRATGPHLHWGMNWFDTRIDPLLVLERK; encoded by the coding sequence ATGCGTTCGGCACTGATGATCGGGGCGCTGCTGCTGGCCGCGCCCCTGCTCACCGCACCCCAGGCACAGGCGCAGGATGGCATCGGCAGCCTGATCGACAGCCGCGTGGTGTTCCCGGCCAGCGCTTCGCAGGGCGCGCTGGTGATCGGCAAGGTGCCCGCCGGCAGCCGCGTGCAGTACGCCGGCCGGCAGTTGCGGGTGAGCAGCTACGGCAGCGTGGTGTTCGGCATCGGCCGCGATGAGAAGGGTCCGTTGCAGGTACAGGTGCAGCGCCCCGACGGTGGCAGCGAGACGGCCACCATCACCGTGACCGCGCGCGACTGGCCGACCGAGCGCGTCAACGGCGTACCGCCGAAGACGGTCAATCCGCCACCGGCGATTGCCGAGCGGATCAAGCGCGAACAGGCGCAGGTGACCGCTGCGCGTGCCCGCGATGACGACCGCACCGATTTCACCCAGACCTTCATCTGGCCGGTGCAGGGCCGCATCAGCGGTCGCTTCGGCAATGCACGCGTGTACAACGGCCAGCCCGGCGCCGGTCATTCGGGCATGGACATCGCCGTGCCCACCGGCACCCCGGTGAAGGCACCGGCGGCCGGCGTGGTGACGTTCGCTGGCCCGGACCTGTACCTCACCGGCGGCACCCTGCTGATCGACCATGGCTACGGCGTCAGCTCGAACTTCCTGCACCTGTCGCGCATCGACGTGAAGGTCGGCGACCGGGTGACCCAGGGCCAGGTGATCGCCGCTGTCGGCGCCACCGGCCGTGCCACCGGCCCGCACCTGCACTGGGGCATGAACTGGTTCGACACCCGCATCGATCCTTTGCTGGTGCTGGAACGCAAGTAA
- the yidD gene encoding membrane protein insertion efficiency factor YidD: MISRLLIALLRFYKRFISPLLGPRCRFVPSCSEYAMDAISMHGPLRGSWLAARRLGRCHPFHPGGFDPVPESPNAPSCRCTGKH, from the coding sequence GTGATCTCGCGCCTGCTCATTGCCCTGCTGCGCTTCTACAAGCGCTTCATCAGCCCCCTGCTGGGGCCGCGCTGCCGTTTTGTGCCCAGCTGTTCTGAATACGCCATGGACGCCATCTCGATGCACGGTCCGCTGCGTGGCAGCTGGCTGGCCGCGCGCCGCCTCGGCCGCTGCCATCCGTTCCACCCCGGCGGCTTCGATCCGGTGCCCGAATCGCCCAACGCCCCCTCTTGCCGTTGCACAGGAAAACACTGA
- a CDS encoding phytoene/squalene synthase family protein, whose product MSSTALDSFLDKWRSRWPEWSVAAPFVAESQRELAVAWFALLQEFDDMLNTSGDPLPADAKLAWWGEELRSWAGQRSRHPLGRLLEPVRAPWAQLAGTLPDLVEARTVALDAASAERALANYAEAVAAVEVVLFNDTPRKGAGRAVQLQTLAQRLQDAGVAGVPRSLLDQDASTAAQRWAQALLKGWGTRVPGPRARRVWASLARARVAAQAAGKPIEATPVRTLLRVWWAARG is encoded by the coding sequence GTGAGCAGTACCGCGCTGGACAGTTTCCTCGACAAGTGGCGCAGCCGTTGGCCGGAATGGTCGGTGGCCGCCCCGTTCGTGGCCGAATCGCAACGCGAGCTCGCAGTGGCGTGGTTTGCGCTGCTGCAGGAGTTCGACGACATGCTCAACACCAGCGGCGACCCGCTGCCGGCCGACGCCAAGCTGGCGTGGTGGGGCGAGGAGCTGCGCAGCTGGGCGGGGCAGCGTTCGCGCCATCCGCTGGGCCGCCTGCTGGAGCCGGTGCGTGCGCCGTGGGCGCAGCTGGCCGGGACGCTGCCGGACCTGGTCGAGGCGCGCACGGTTGCCCTCGATGCCGCCAGCGCCGAGCGCGCGCTGGCCAACTACGCCGAAGCGGTTGCCGCCGTGGAAGTCGTGCTGTTCAACGACACGCCGCGCAAGGGCGCCGGCCGTGCCGTGCAGCTGCAGACCCTGGCCCAGCGCCTGCAGGATGCCGGCGTGGCTGGTGTGCCGCGCAGCCTGCTGGACCAGGACGCCAGTACCGCCGCGCAGCGGTGGGCACAGGCTCTGCTGAAGGGCTGGGGCACCCGCGTACCCGGTCCGCGCGCGCGCCGCGTCTGGGCCAGCCTGGCCCGCGCCCGCGTGGCCGCACAGGCGGCCGGCAAACCGATTGAAGCGACCCCGGTACGCACGCTGCTGCGTGTGTGGTGGGCCGCCCGCGGTTGA
- the dksA gene encoding RNA polymerase-binding protein DksA codes for MAAKKTAKKAVEAAKKTAKPVVKKLAAKPVAKKPASKAVPKAASSQSAARKATATKTPAKASKPAAKKAAAPVKSKPAAASKKAPVAKKAASKAAPVKKAVAKPAPKKAVAKPAPKPVAKKAAAKPAAKPAVKKGATAKPAATPAAVKKVTKNVAKPAAKPAPAPVVKTAPKPAAKAAPAKSVPAKTAAVAAARPAPKPAPAATPAASTAPQSKNPVPVSKSPAKTAVKTAVKPDPAPKTVSRPVGKVAVAVTARSAAPAPRSKYKVVEYKTDEATGRPILPTGYKPGSDEEYMSPLQQEYFRQRLQNWRADLVEESKQTIENLREEVRDIGDEAERATRETENSLELRTRDRYRKLIGKIDSTLKRLEAGDYGYCVDTGEEIGLERLEARLTAERTIDAQERWEHLQKQQGD; via the coding sequence GTGGCTGCTAAAAAAACTGCAAAGAAGGCCGTCGAGGCCGCCAAGAAAACCGCCAAGCCTGTTGTGAAGAAGTTGGCGGCCAAGCCTGTTGCCAAGAAGCCGGCCAGCAAGGCGGTCCCCAAGGCAGCATCCTCACAATCGGCGGCCAGGAAGGCCACCGCAACGAAAACACCGGCCAAGGCCAGCAAGCCTGCGGCGAAGAAGGCCGCAGCGCCGGTCAAGTCCAAGCCAGCGGCGGCCAGCAAGAAGGCGCCGGTGGCGAAGAAGGCTGCCAGCAAGGCTGCACCGGTCAAGAAGGCCGTGGCCAAGCCGGCACCGAAGAAGGCCGTCGCCAAGCCCGCACCGAAGCCGGTGGCAAAGAAAGCCGCGGCCAAGCCGGCAGCCAAGCCGGCGGTGAAGAAGGGTGCAACGGCTAAACCCGCCGCCACGCCTGCCGCTGTAAAGAAGGTAACCAAGAATGTCGCCAAGCCGGCTGCCAAGCCGGCCCCGGCCCCGGTAGTGAAAACCGCACCGAAGCCCGCCGCCAAGGCAGCTCCGGCCAAGTCTGTCCCGGCCAAGACCGCGGCAGTGGCAGCAGCCAGACCGGCCCCCAAGCCGGCCCCGGCCGCCACCCCTGCAGCATCGACGGCCCCGCAATCCAAGAATCCCGTGCCCGTTTCGAAATCGCCTGCCAAGACCGCTGTGAAAACTGCCGTGAAACCAGATCCCGCTCCGAAGACCGTGTCGCGCCCAGTGGGCAAGGTTGCCGTGGCTGTGACCGCCCGTTCGGCGGCGCCGGCCCCGCGCAGCAAGTACAAGGTCGTCGAATACAAGACCGACGAGGCCACCGGCCGCCCGATCCTGCCGACCGGCTACAAGCCTGGCTCGGACGAGGAGTACATGAGCCCGCTGCAGCAGGAATACTTCCGCCAGCGCCTGCAGAACTGGCGCGCTGATCTGGTGGAAGAATCCAAGCAGACCATCGAGAACCTGCGCGAGGAAGTGCGTGACATCGGCGATGAAGCCGAGCGTGCGACCCGCGAGACCGAGAACTCGCTGGAACTGCGTACCCGTGACCGCTACCGCAAGCTGATCGGCAAGATCGACAGCACCCTGAAGCGCCTGGAAGCCGGCGACTACGGTTACTGCGTGGACACCGGTGAGGAAATCGGCCTGGAGCGCCTCGAAGCGCGCCTGACCGCCGAGCGCACCATCGACGCCCAGGAGCGTTGGGAGCACCTGCAGAAGCAGCAGGGCGACTGA